In Hymenobacter gelipurpurascens, one DNA window encodes the following:
- a CDS encoding acyltransferase family protein produces the protein MRRIEYLDSVRGLAAFAVVIYHFTGWRWAETLEFKLGAILFNGSDAVSLFFVLSGLVLSWKYFEPDTTLVIDGPHYRHFAINRTVRLYLPLLAALAIYYLYSHRHEGLTQLVSEFATNKHRWVEEALLIRGKHDLYIPAWTLEAEMAASLFVPFLALLLRYSRQLFGYVVVGILIFGSSVILWELFHFCLGIWLTYYFRRIASYDARQAAWYPYRYGIYAAVLALFSLRHITRIFPLGEISNYWLGLLRLDMFHFTGVAAALILAYIINSPRLQRALVKRPLLFLGRISYSVYLLHWFFVVYVMDHWDKLAGFFPSSTLAFWGLLFAVVGSTLLAATLFNMLVERPAIRLGKRLADRFVRFPKAVPIS, from the coding sequence ATGCGAAGAATTGAGTACCTCGATAGTGTCCGCGGACTAGCTGCTTTTGCGGTGGTTATCTACCACTTCACCGGCTGGCGCTGGGCCGAGACGCTGGAATTCAAGCTCGGGGCAATTCTCTTTAACGGCAGCGATGCCGTTTCTCTGTTCTTCGTGTTGAGTGGGTTGGTGTTGTCGTGGAAGTATTTTGAGCCCGATACCACGCTGGTTATTGATGGCCCCCACTACCGCCATTTTGCCATCAACCGAACGGTACGCCTGTATCTTCCGCTGCTGGCCGCCTTGGCCATATACTACCTTTACAGCCATCGGCACGAGGGGCTTACCCAACTTGTTTCTGAGTTTGCCACCAACAAGCACCGCTGGGTAGAAGAGGCCCTGCTAATACGCGGAAAGCACGATCTGTACATTCCGGCCTGGACGCTGGAGGCCGAAATGGCCGCGTCGTTGTTTGTCCCCTTTCTGGCTTTACTGCTGCGCTACAGCCGCCAGCTGTTTGGGTATGTGGTTGTCGGTATCCTGATTTTTGGCTCTTCGGTTATCCTCTGGGAGTTATTCCATTTTTGCCTGGGCATCTGGCTAACCTATTACTTCCGGCGCATTGCCTCCTACGATGCCCGGCAGGCCGCATGGTATCCGTATCGGTACGGTATTTATGCCGCGGTGCTGGCGCTGTTTTCGTTGCGCCACATTACGCGCATCTTCCCGCTGGGCGAAATCAGCAACTATTGGCTAGGCCTGTTGCGGCTGGATATGTTTCATTTTACGGGAGTGGCGGCGGCCCTCATCCTGGCCTACATCATCAATAGCCCGCGCCTGCAACGCGCCCTCGTGAAACGGCCGCTCTTGTTCCTGGGCCGCATTTCCTATAGTGTGTACCTGCTGCACTGGTTTTTCGTGGTGTACGTAATGGACCATTGGGATAAGCTGGCTGGCTTCTTCCCGTCCTCCACGCTGGCTTTCTGGGGCCTGCTGTTTGCTGTGGTAGGCAGCACGCTCCTGGCCGCTACCCTATTCAATATGCTGGTAGAGCGGCCGGCTATCCGCCTCGGAAAGCGCTTGGCCGACCGCTTCGTACGCTTTCCCAAAGCGGTTCCCATCTCTTAA
- the rlmD gene encoding 23S rRNA (uracil(1939)-C(5))-methyltransferase RlmD translates to MRKSVKNIPAELLREVEITDMVAEGKCLVRRENLVIFVTQVAPGDVVDLRVTKAKKNFLEAVPTHFHKYSELRVTPFCEHFGTCGGCKWQHLAYETQLKFKHQQVADTLQRIGKVALPEILPIQASPDQTYYRNKLEYTFSHNGWLTNEQIASGHNYERRVLGFHTPARFDKILDINHCWLQPDPSNQIRLAVRDYALEHELPFNNLITQEGFLRNLIIRTANSGDLMVILQCYYAHDALLPLLDYIYERFPQITSLNYVLNDKGNETFHDLEVVCYKGEPYIHEEMEGLRFRVGPKSFYQTNSEGAYNLYKITREFAQLTGSELVYDLYTGAGTIANFVARQAKHVVGVEYVESAVKDAYINSEINGTTNTEFYAGDMKDVLNAEFIEKHGRPDVVITDPPRAGMHPDVVARLLEMRAPRIVYVSCNPGTQARDLELLDEAYEVVKVQPVDMFPHTHHVENVVLLELK, encoded by the coding sequence GTGAGGAAATCAGTAAAAAACATTCCGGCGGAGTTGCTCCGCGAAGTCGAAATCACCGACATGGTAGCCGAGGGCAAGTGCCTGGTGCGCCGCGAGAACCTGGTCATTTTTGTGACGCAAGTAGCGCCCGGCGACGTGGTGGATCTGCGCGTGACCAAGGCCAAGAAGAACTTCCTGGAGGCCGTGCCCACGCACTTCCATAAGTACTCCGAGCTGCGCGTAACGCCGTTCTGCGAGCATTTCGGTACCTGCGGCGGCTGCAAATGGCAGCACCTGGCCTACGAAACCCAACTCAAGTTTAAGCACCAGCAGGTAGCCGATACGCTCCAGCGCATTGGCAAAGTGGCGCTGCCCGAAATCCTACCGATTCAGGCCTCGCCCGACCAGACCTACTACCGCAACAAGCTCGAATATACGTTCAGCCACAACGGCTGGCTCACGAACGAGCAGATTGCCAGCGGCCACAACTACGAGCGTCGCGTGCTGGGCTTCCACACGCCGGCCAGGTTTGATAAGATTCTGGACATCAACCACTGCTGGCTGCAGCCCGACCCCAGTAACCAGATCCGGCTGGCTGTGCGCGACTACGCCCTGGAGCACGAGCTGCCCTTCAACAACCTGATAACCCAGGAAGGCTTCCTGCGCAACCTCATCATCCGGACGGCCAACAGCGGCGACCTGATGGTGATTCTGCAGTGCTACTACGCCCACGACGCGCTACTGCCCCTGCTGGACTACATCTACGAGCGGTTCCCGCAAATCACGTCCCTGAACTACGTCCTCAACGATAAGGGCAACGAAACCTTCCACGATCTGGAGGTAGTGTGCTACAAGGGCGAGCCGTACATTCATGAGGAGATGGAAGGCCTGCGCTTCCGCGTCGGGCCGAAATCCTTCTATCAGACCAACTCCGAAGGGGCCTACAATCTCTACAAAATCACGCGGGAGTTTGCCCAGCTCACCGGCTCAGAGCTGGTGTATGACCTCTATACCGGGGCCGGCACCATTGCCAACTTCGTGGCCCGGCAGGCCAAGCACGTGGTGGGCGTAGAGTATGTAGAGTCGGCGGTGAAGGACGCGTACATCAACTCCGAAATCAACGGCACCACCAACACCGAGTTCTACGCCGGCGACATGAAAGACGTGCTCAACGCCGAGTTCATCGAGAAGCACGGCCGCCCCGACGTGGTCATCACCGACCCGCCCCGCGCCGGCATGCACCCCGATGTAGTGGCCCGCCTATTGGAAATGCGTGCCCCGCGCATCGTGTACGTCAGCTGCAACCCCGGCACCCAGGCCCGAGACCTGGAGCTGCTGGATGAGGCCTACGAAGTGGTGAAAGTGCAGCCTGTGGATATGTTCCCCCACACGCACCACGTGGAGAATGTGGTGCTGCTGGAGTTGAAGTAG